In the genome of Calothrix sp. PCC 6303, the window AAAACCACTGCGATATTGCGAACTAGTAATCTACCGATTTCGGTGACGGTTATGTGTTGCGACGACAAATTGACTAACCCGTCGTCTGCTAAAAGTTGTAAACCCTGAATTTCATCAGCAAAGTAGTCATCAAAACTAAGATTATACTTTTGTGCGATCGCATGTTTATCCAACCTATTGCCAGACATAATGCTCATAATCACATCCCGCCTAATAATATCATCTGCGTTCAGCTTATAACCCTTACTGGTGGCAAGATTTCCGGCATCAATTGCTCGATAATAGTCTTTGAGTTGTTTATGGTTTTGAGCATAGGCATCATCTAGCATACTCACAGATGTTGCCCCAAAACCTAGTAATTCTGCCTGTGCGTGGGTTGTGTAGCCTTGGAAGTTGCGTTTTAGGTTATCATTGCGTTGTGCGATCGCTAATTCATCTTGGGGTTTAGCAAAATGATCCATCCCAATAAACAGATATTTACTGGCAGTTAATTCCTCGATTGTCATTTTCAAAATTTCTAACTTTTCCTGGGGTTGTGGTAGTGCTTCTTTAGGGATTTTTCTCTGTACTGGTTTTACCCAAGGTACATAGGCAAAGTTAAATACGGCAATTCTATCAGGATCTAATTCAATAGTTTTTTTAATGGTGTCGCGGAAGGTAAATAAGCTTTGATAAGGCAAACCGTAAATTAAATCAACATTTACACTTTGAAATTTCGCTGCTTTAATCCAACTCATGACATCAAATAACATTTCTTCCGGTTGAATACGGTTGATAGCTTCTTGGACTTGGGGATTAAAATCTTGTAAACCAAAACTGATACGATTAAAACCAATTTCTCGCAAAAAGAAAATGTAATCTTTAGTAATGTAGCGGGGATTAATTTCGATTGATATTTCGGCATTGGGAGCAATATTAAAATTTTGATTAATATTTTTCCAAATTAATTCTACTTGCTCAATATTCAAATAGTTGGGAGTACCACCGCCCCAATGAATTTGTTCAACGATTCTTTGGGAATCTACCAAACTGGAAACATGTTGAATATCACTAACTAAATAATCTACATAAGGTTTAGCCATATTGCGATTATTGGTGACAACAACATTGCAACCACAAAAATAACAAGCGCTTTGGCAAAAGGGAATATGAAAGTAAAGTGAGAGGGGAGTTTTGCGTTTGTTCGAGGATGCGATCGCATTTTGAAAATCTACATGGTTAAATTCTTCTTTTAACTCTGTTGCTGGGGGATAACTTGTATATCGAGGTGTGACAGTATCATATTTTTTGATTAAGTCCAAATCAAATTTCACACCAGGTAATTGAGAAACCATTTATTTTCTTCCAAAGAATGATCATATTTGAGGAGGATGACGTGATTTTTTGAGAAAACTATTTTACAATTTTCCCAAATAATCTATAGTTAGCGACTAGCAATAATTGGAGAGAAATAAATGCTAACTATTTTTTAGTAAATCACATCAAAATTTTAATGATTATAGCTCGATAGGAGACATATAGTCTGTAAATATCGAACTTTTAGAAATAGAGAAACATAATTATTGAGTTAGAGATAATAATTAATTGCTTAATTATTAAAGTCTGATCAATAATCTGATTCTTGCTGTAGAGTGCGTTATATCTAAAGTCATAACGCACCTTACTCTACTTACTATGATGAGCGAGTTCTGTACTACCTGGTGTTTGAGTGTTGGTCAAGGAATTAAATAGTTCTTGTCCAATTGCTTGAATTAGATAAGAATCTAAATCTTTCGCCATCATCATATTAAATTGAAATGAATCATTAGCTTCTTTGACTATTTTATCGGCAGTAATATCATCTACTGGTAAAGCATTTAAAGCTTTACGGTATTGATCTTTAAAAGCAGCTTTATCGGGAATATGTTCAAAATAATAAAATGAAGTTCCTTGATAATCAACCAATTTCAAAGCTGATTGTGCTAGCTTTTGGAACATTTGACCACCAGAAAGATCACCCATATAACGAGTATAGGCATGTCCTAGCAATAAAACTGGCTCAGTTGCTGCAACTGCTTTAACTCTATCTACATAAATTTGAGTTGCTGGGGATGCCGAAATAAAATTTTGCCAATTTTTACCATAATAAAACTCCAAATCTTGGATTAAATTAGCTTGACGATTTAGTTGTTTAAAGTACAAAGGTTTGATTAAAGGATGTTCGCTATGAGTTTGCAATGCATTTTCTAATGTACTGTACACGCAATACAAATTACCTAGAAACTTAGCAAAACAGGCTCTGTCTACAACACCTTTAACGAAACATTTGGTGAAGCCAACATTTTCAGCCGCAGTGTGAGCTTTTTGGGTTCCTGTACGTAGCTTGATAGCTAAATTACTACTCATAATTAATTTCTCATTTTTTAAAGGTGTTAATAATTGAGTCAGTTATCAGTGAACAGTTATCAGTGAACAGTTATCAGTGAACTGGATAAATGTTACTGATGACTGATAGCTGATCGATTCTATGCCTACTTTTATCAGAAATATCTAATTATT includes:
- the hemN gene encoding oxygen-independent coproporphyrinogen III oxidase, translating into MVSQLPGVKFDLDLIKKYDTVTPRYTSYPPATELKEEFNHVDFQNAIASSNKRKTPLSLYFHIPFCQSACYFCGCNVVVTNNRNMAKPYVDYLVSDIQHVSSLVDSQRIVEQIHWGGGTPNYLNIEQVELIWKNINQNFNIAPNAEISIEINPRYITKDYIFFLREIGFNRISFGLQDFNPQVQEAINRIQPEEMLFDVMSWIKAAKFQSVNVDLIYGLPYQSLFTFRDTIKKTIELDPDRIAVFNFAYVPWVKPVQRKIPKEALPQPQEKLEILKMTIEELTASKYLFIGMDHFAKPQDELAIAQRNDNLKRNFQGYTTHAQAELLGFGATSVSMLDDAYAQNHKQLKDYYRAIDAGNLATSKGYKLNADDIIRRDVIMSIMSGNRLDKHAIAQKYNLSFDDYFADEIQGLQLLADDGLVNLSSQHITVTEIGRLLVRNIAVVFDAHQKTRERTLSRAI
- a CDS encoding heme oxygenase (biliverdin-producing), whose translation is MSSNLAIKLRTGTQKAHTAAENVGFTKCFVKGVVDRACFAKFLGNLYCVYSTLENALQTHSEHPLIKPLYFKQLNRQANLIQDLEFYYGKNWQNFISASPATQIYVDRVKAVAATEPVLLLGHAYTRYMGDLSGGQMFQKLAQSALKLVDYQGTSFYYFEHIPDKAAFKDQYRKALNALPVDDITADKIVKEANDSFQFNMMMAKDLDSYLIQAIGQELFNSLTNTQTPGSTELAHHSK